The Macaca thibetana thibetana isolate TM-01 chromosome 19, ASM2454274v1, whole genome shotgun sequence genome has a segment encoding these proteins:
- the LOC126943070 gene encoding 60S ribosomal protein L21-like, producing MTNTKGKRRGTQYMFSKPFRKHGVVPLATYMRIYKKGDIVDIKGMGTVQKGMPHKCYHGKTGRVYNVTQHAVGIVVNKQVKGKILAKRIKVRIEHIKHSKSRDSFLKCVKENDQKKKEAKEKGTWVQLKRQPAPPREAHFVRTNGKEPELLEPIPYEFMA from the coding sequence ATGAcgaacacaaagggaaagaggagaggcaccCAATATATGTTCTCTAAGCCTTTTAGAAAACACGGAGTTGTTCCTTTGGCCACGTATATGCGAATCTATAAGAAAGGTGATATCGTAGACATCAAGGGAATGGGTactgttcaaaaaggaatgcCCCACAAGTGTTACCATGGCAAAACTGGGAGAGTCTACAACGTTACCCAGCATGCTGTTGGCATTGTTGTAAACAAACAAGTTaagggcaagattcttgccaagagaattaaAGTACGTATTGAGCACATTAAGCACTCTAAGAGCCGAGATAGCTTCCTGAAATGcgtgaaggaaaatgatcagaaaaagaaagaagccaaagagaaaggtacctgggttcaactgaagcgccagcctgctccacccagagaagcacactttgtgagaaccaatgggaaggagcctgagctgctggaacctattccctatgaattcatggcataa